One Amycolatopsis thermophila DNA segment encodes these proteins:
- a CDS encoding ArsR/SmtB family transcription factor codes for MAELPPRRRVRDAELMRALAHPLRSALLSYLMAVGPRTATDCAEAVESSASNCSWHLRQLAQWGLVERVEATDGRERPWRAVPVGLDFGEFATDPAVRTAQLAEAAARLTEDGVLGQRFLDTIGEFDRAWQEASVLNTYALRITPEELAALNDAIDALVRPYVATLRADAPEGARPVHGSWRAFPRVEASGRPSE; via the coding sequence ATGGCCGAGCTGCCGCCGCGACGGCGGGTCCGGGACGCGGAGCTGATGCGCGCGCTGGCGCATCCGCTGCGGTCGGCGTTGCTGAGCTACCTGATGGCCGTGGGGCCGCGCACGGCGACGGACTGTGCCGAGGCGGTGGAGTCGTCGGCGTCGAACTGCAGCTGGCACCTGCGGCAGCTGGCGCAGTGGGGGCTGGTCGAGCGGGTCGAAGCCACCGACGGCCGGGAACGCCCGTGGCGGGCGGTTCCGGTCGGGCTGGACTTCGGCGAGTTCGCGACCGACCCCGCGGTGCGGACGGCTCAGCTGGCCGAGGCGGCCGCGCGCCTCACCGAGGACGGCGTGCTGGGGCAGCGGTTCCTGGACACGATCGGCGAGTTCGACCGGGCGTGGCAGGAAGCGTCGGTGCTGAACACCTACGCCCTGCGGATCACCCCGGAGGAGCTGGCCGCCCTCAACGACGCGATCGACGCGCTCGTGCGCCCCTACGTGGCCACCCTCCGCGCCGACGCCCCGGAGGGTGCCCGCCCGGTCCACGGCAGCTGGCGGGCGTTCCCGCGCGTCGAGGCGAGCGGGAGGCCCAGTGAGTAG
- the mshC gene encoding cysteine--1-D-myo-inosityl 2-amino-2-deoxy-alpha-D-glucopyranoside ligase, with the protein MKTWSSVPLPYVPGTPRALRLYDTSTGQVRPTAPGKTARMYVCGITPYDATHLGHAATYLAFDLVNRVWRDSGHTVHYVQNVTDVDDPLLERAERDSDDWVVLGLRETALFREDMEALRVLPPKQFVGAVESIPEIVEVISKLLAHGAAYRAEDAEYPDIYFDHTATGRFGYESNYDAETMAKFFAERGGDPDRPGKRDPLDALLWRCARPGEPSWESELGAGRPGWHIECSAIAVNRLGMGFDVQGGGSDLIFPHHEYSAAHAEALSGEHPFARHYVHSGMIGLDGEKMSKSRGNLVFVSRLRADGVDPNAIRLALFDGHYRSDRSWTGDLLTTAQARLARWREAAALPTGPEADDTVARLRDHLADDLDTVNAMRAVDAWADEALRQGGRDSGAPGLIRVAVDALLGVEL; encoded by the coding sequence ATGAAGACTTGGTCCTCGGTGCCGCTGCCCTACGTGCCGGGCACTCCACGCGCACTCCGGTTGTACGACACCTCCACCGGTCAGGTGCGCCCGACCGCGCCGGGCAAGACGGCGCGCATGTACGTCTGCGGCATCACCCCGTACGACGCCACGCACCTCGGGCACGCGGCGACCTACCTCGCGTTCGACCTGGTCAACCGGGTGTGGCGGGACAGCGGCCACACGGTCCACTACGTGCAGAACGTGACCGACGTCGACGACCCGCTGCTCGAGCGCGCCGAGCGGGACTCCGACGACTGGGTCGTGCTGGGGCTGCGCGAAACCGCCCTGTTCCGCGAGGACATGGAGGCCCTGCGGGTGCTGCCGCCGAAGCAGTTCGTCGGCGCCGTGGAGAGCATCCCGGAGATCGTCGAGGTCATCTCGAAGCTGCTGGCGCACGGCGCGGCCTACCGCGCCGAGGACGCCGAGTACCCGGACATCTACTTCGACCACACCGCCACCGGCCGCTTCGGCTACGAGTCCAACTACGACGCCGAGACGATGGCGAAGTTCTTCGCCGAGCGCGGCGGCGACCCGGACCGCCCCGGCAAGCGGGACCCGCTGGACGCCCTGCTGTGGCGCTGCGCCCGGCCTGGTGAACCGTCGTGGGAGTCGGAGCTGGGCGCGGGACGTCCCGGCTGGCACATCGAGTGCAGCGCCATCGCGGTCAACCGGCTCGGCATGGGCTTCGACGTGCAGGGCGGCGGCTCGGACCTCATCTTCCCGCACCACGAGTACAGCGCCGCGCACGCCGAGGCGCTCTCCGGGGAGCACCCGTTCGCCCGGCACTACGTGCACTCCGGCATGATCGGCCTGGACGGCGAGAAGATGTCCAAGTCGCGCGGCAACCTGGTGTTCGTGTCCCGGCTGCGGGCCGACGGCGTGGACCCCAACGCGATCCGGCTCGCCCTGTTCGACGGCCACTACCGCAGCGACCGCTCGTGGACCGGCGACCTGCTCACCACCGCGCAGGCCCGGCTGGCCCGGTGGCGGGAGGCGGCGGCGCTGCCGACCGGCCCCGAGGCCGACGACACGGTCGCCCGGCTGCGCGACCACCTGGCCGACGACCTGGACACCGTCAACGCCATGCGCGCGGTCGACGCGTGGGCCGACGAGGCGCTGCGGCAGGGCGGGCGCGATTCGGGCGCGCCGGGCCTGATCCGCGTGGCGGTCGACGCGTTGCTCGGCGTCGAACTCTGA
- a CDS encoding GH25 family lysozyme, translating to MAEKVIFRMVAVLVALAAVVGFAPAASAQPAAQVAGFDISASQGVPDFAAAKAAGAGFVFVKDTAGVGYVNPNYLAQFRAAKAAGLYRAAYHYARPDKTGGAEQAAYLHTNDGKWFADGMTLPPALDLEDTPNVAPCYGLAPADMVAWIRDFSTELQRRTGHTPIIYTTNLWWRACTGNSTAFAADHVLWLARYNTSMGEVPGGWTAKFWQSAVAGPLPGNQDTFFGGPGELRSLTAS from the coding sequence GTGGCCGAGAAAGTGATCTTCCGGATGGTGGCGGTGCTCGTCGCCCTCGCCGCGGTGGTCGGCTTCGCGCCCGCGGCGTCCGCCCAGCCCGCGGCGCAGGTCGCCGGGTTCGACATCAGCGCCTCGCAGGGCGTGCCCGACTTCGCCGCGGCCAAGGCGGCGGGCGCGGGGTTCGTGTTCGTCAAGGACACCGCCGGCGTCGGGTACGTCAACCCGAACTACCTGGCGCAGTTCCGGGCCGCCAAGGCCGCCGGCCTGTACCGGGCGGCCTACCACTACGCGCGGCCGGACAAGACGGGCGGGGCCGAGCAGGCCGCCTACCTCCACACCAACGACGGCAAGTGGTTCGCCGACGGGATGACGCTGCCGCCCGCGCTCGACCTGGAGGACACGCCCAACGTGGCGCCCTGCTACGGCCTCGCGCCCGCCGACATGGTCGCCTGGATCCGCGACTTCAGCACCGAACTGCAGCGGCGCACCGGCCACACCCCGATCATCTACACGACGAACCTGTGGTGGCGGGCCTGCACCGGCAACAGCACCGCCTTCGCCGCCGACCACGTCCTCTGGCTGGCCCGCTACAACACGTCGATGGGCGAGGTGCCCGGCGGGTGGACGGCGAAGTTCTGGCAGTCGGCGGTCGCCGGGCCGCTGCCCGGGAACCAGGACACGTTCTTCGGCGGCCCCGGCGAACTGCGGTCGCTGACCGCTTCGTGA
- a CDS encoding TetR/AcrR family transcriptional regulator: MGHREELLAAARRLLEEKGYAHITARDLVAASDTNLHSIGYHFGSKAGLLNAAIGEVFEEWTDKLAGIAMAEPAVPPIERGRRAWAAMLDSLPASRALLLSYVEALAQAERTEYLREQFAEHYRRCRAKVAELVARSLADGTPADDPRCRAVASFVIAICDGLAVQWLLDPDGAPTSDQLTAGLDAMWAASFPGA; encoded by the coding sequence GTGGGTCACCGGGAAGAGCTGCTGGCCGCCGCGCGACGGCTGCTCGAGGAGAAGGGCTACGCGCACATCACGGCGCGCGACCTGGTCGCGGCGTCGGACACGAACCTGCACTCGATCGGGTACCACTTCGGCTCCAAGGCGGGGCTGCTCAACGCCGCGATCGGCGAGGTGTTCGAGGAGTGGACCGACAAGCTGGCCGGGATCGCGATGGCCGAGCCCGCCGTGCCGCCGATCGAACGGGGACGCCGGGCCTGGGCGGCGATGCTGGACAGCCTGCCCGCCAGCCGCGCGCTGCTGCTGTCCTATGTGGAGGCCCTGGCCCAGGCCGAGCGGACCGAGTACCTGCGGGAGCAGTTCGCCGAGCACTACCGCCGCTGCCGGGCGAAGGTCGCCGAACTGGTCGCGCGGTCGCTGGCCGACGGCACCCCGGCCGACGACCCGCGCTGCCGGGCGGTGGCCAGTTTCGTGATCGCGATCTGCGACGGGCTGGCCGTGCAGTGGCTGCTCGACCCCGACGGCGCGCCGACGTCGGACCAGCTGACGGCCGGGCTGGACGCGATGTGGGCCGCGTCGTTCCCCGGCGCCTGA
- a CDS encoding cytochrome P450: MSVEAPSRTSTLPLPPGPRLPAGVQTVLFGNFRHVLMPLLRRRYGDVISLDLYPERRVVQLANLDHIREVFSGPAEVFHAGEGNVILKPLMGEHSVLLTDEDVHLRARKLLMPAFHGAALRGYRDMITTLAEAEVARWRPGRVFPSHERMQALTLEIILRVVFGVAEGPRLDELRALLTRIVDIGILELFGWHNTKLRRIGPWRRYSLAQDRVDELLYAEIADRRKAGDLDGRGDVLSRLLTVPAHDDRLSDAELRDQLITLLLAGHETTATALAWSFHELARDPARQRRAIEAADSGDEKYLEAVAKEAMRQHPVISEVARRLTKDVEIGGYRIPAGHTVMPSIALVQGDARHHESPAAFRPERFLDGGPAAGTWFPFGGGVRRCLGAGFSLLEATIVLRAVLTRFALEADRARGERAKPRHITMVPARGARIAVIPRA; the protein is encoded by the coding sequence ATGAGCGTCGAAGCCCCGTCCCGCACGTCCACCCTCCCGCTCCCGCCCGGCCCGCGGCTGCCCGCGGGTGTGCAGACGGTGCTGTTCGGCAACTTCCGGCACGTGCTGATGCCGTTGTTGCGGCGCCGCTACGGCGACGTGATCAGCCTCGACCTCTACCCGGAACGCCGCGTGGTGCAGCTGGCGAACCTCGACCACATCAGGGAGGTGTTCAGCGGCCCGGCGGAGGTCTTCCACGCCGGTGAGGGCAACGTGATCCTCAAGCCGCTGATGGGCGAGCACTCGGTGCTGCTCACCGACGAGGACGTGCACCTGCGGGCCCGCAAGCTGCTGATGCCGGCGTTCCACGGCGCGGCGCTGCGCGGCTACCGGGACATGATCACCACGCTGGCCGAGGCCGAGGTCGCCCGGTGGCGGCCCGGCCGGGTGTTCCCGTCGCACGAGCGGATGCAGGCGCTCACGCTGGAGATCATCCTGCGGGTGGTGTTCGGCGTCGCCGAGGGCCCGCGGCTGGACGAGCTGCGCGCGCTGCTCACCCGCATCGTCGACATCGGGATCCTCGAGCTGTTCGGTTGGCACAACACCAAGCTCCGCCGGATCGGCCCGTGGCGGCGGTACAGCCTGGCGCAGGACCGGGTGGACGAGCTGCTCTACGCCGAGATCGCCGACCGCCGCAAGGCCGGTGACCTGGACGGCCGCGGCGACGTGCTGTCCCGCCTGCTCACGGTGCCGGCGCACGACGACCGGCTCTCCGACGCGGAGCTGCGGGACCAGCTGATCACCCTGCTGCTGGCCGGGCACGAGACCACCGCGACGGCACTGGCCTGGTCGTTCCACGAGCTGGCACGGGACCCGGCGCGGCAGCGGCGGGCGATCGAAGCCGCCGACTCCGGCGACGAGAAGTACCTGGAGGCGGTCGCCAAGGAGGCGATGCGGCAGCACCCGGTGATCTCGGAGGTCGCCCGGCGGCTGACGAAGGACGTCGAGATCGGCGGCTACCGCATCCCGGCGGGCCACACCGTGATGCCCTCGATCGCCCTCGTCCAGGGCGACGCGCGGCACCACGAGTCGCCGGCGGCGTTCCGGCCCGAGCGGTTCCTCGACGGCGGCCCGGCCGCCGGAACCTGGTTCCCCTTCGGCGGCGGTGTGCGGCGCTGCCTGGGCGCTGGCTTTTCCCTGCTCGAGGCGACGATCGTGCTGCGCGCCGTGCTGACCCGGTTCGCGCTGGAGGCGGACCGCGCCCGCGGCGAGCGCGCGAAGCCGCGCCACATCACGATGGTCCCCGCCCGCGGGGCGCGGATCGCGGTCATCCCGCGGGCGTGA
- a CDS encoding helix-turn-helix transcriptional regulator: MTQRREQVLRAVREAGPVGVAELARQVGLHPNSVRFHLDQLVADELVERVPGRASGPGRPPAEYRVPPGTARGRDRRYEALAEVLLGGPGDPAAAGVAWGRRLADRPGTAGEVVGLLDELGFAPEPAAEPHRIRLRHCPFLELAARHRDAVCSVHRGMVSGALEGGPLRARALLPFAEPDACVVELEDVRD; this comes from the coding sequence ATGACACAGCGCCGCGAGCAGGTGCTGCGGGCGGTCCGTGAGGCGGGACCGGTGGGTGTCGCGGAGCTGGCCCGGCAGGTGGGGCTGCACCCGAACAGCGTCCGGTTCCACCTCGACCAGCTGGTCGCCGACGAGCTGGTCGAGCGGGTCCCCGGGCGGGCGTCCGGCCCGGGACGGCCCCCCGCGGAGTACCGGGTGCCACCGGGCACGGCCCGCGGCCGCGACCGGCGCTACGAGGCGCTGGCCGAGGTGCTGCTGGGCGGCCCCGGTGATCCGGCCGCGGCGGGCGTCGCGTGGGGCCGCCGGCTGGCCGACCGTCCCGGAACGGCCGGGGAGGTGGTGGGCCTGCTCGACGAGCTGGGCTTCGCGCCGGAGCCGGCCGCGGAACCGCACCGGATCCGGTTGCGGCACTGCCCGTTCCTGGAGCTGGCGGCCCGCCACCGGGACGCGGTGTGCTCGGTGCACCGGGGGATGGTGAGCGGGGCGCTGGAGGGCGGGCCGCTGCGGGCCCGTGCGCTGCTGCCCTTCGCCGAACCCGACGCGTGCGTGGTCGAACTGGAGGATGTGCGTGACTGA